The Xanthomonas sontii genome contains a region encoding:
- the nuoN gene encoding NADH-quinone oxidoreductase subunit NuoN — MTTPALLPLTTVDLPPLLPELVLTAGAFFLLMLDLFISERNKAWTHIVSVAILVAVFAMLLAGVGGQGEVFNGMFVRDAAADVMKTVIVGLSALTLIYGWSYLRERKLYQGEIPVLVLFATVGMMILVSAGSLLMVYLGLELLALCSYALVASNRDNGMATEAAMKYIVLGSLASGLLLYGMSLIYGATGTLSLSGIHEAIGNGREHMLLLTGTVFMIAGVAFKLGAAPFHMWLPDVYQGAPAPIALFISSASKLAAFGMAYRLLEVGVGPLAAQWHWVIGGLAALSLVVGNLMAVAQSNLKRMLAYSTVSHIGFLLLGVAGGGERGYAAALFYAICYAVMSTASFGAIIALSRKGFEAENIDDFKGLNARNPWMALLVLCIMASLAGVPPFLGFWAKLAVLGAVVAVPDQNLWWTGLAVLSVLCAVIGAFYYLRVIKVMYFDEPVGTPLPANDDRVLGVALGVNALGLLAFGLAWSPLMAWCQRAFAHLA, encoded by the coding sequence ATGACCACCCCTGCGCTGCTGCCTCTGACCACCGTCGACCTGCCGCCCCTGCTGCCCGAGCTGGTGCTGACCGCCGGTGCCTTCTTCCTGCTGATGCTCGATCTGTTCATCAGCGAGCGCAACAAGGCCTGGACCCACATCGTCTCGGTGGCGATCCTGGTCGCGGTGTTCGCGATGCTGCTGGCCGGCGTGGGCGGGCAGGGCGAGGTGTTCAACGGCATGTTCGTGCGCGATGCCGCCGCCGACGTGATGAAGACGGTGATCGTGGGCCTCAGCGCGCTGACCCTGATCTACGGCTGGAGCTACCTGCGCGAGCGCAAGCTGTACCAGGGCGAGATTCCGGTGCTGGTGCTGTTCGCCACGGTCGGCATGATGATCCTGGTCTCGGCCGGCAGCCTGCTGATGGTCTACCTGGGCCTGGAACTGCTGGCGCTGTGCTCCTACGCGCTGGTCGCCTCCAACCGCGACAACGGCATGGCCACCGAAGCGGCGATGAAGTACATCGTGCTCGGTTCGCTGGCCTCGGGCCTGCTGCTGTACGGCATGTCGCTGATCTACGGCGCCACCGGCACGCTGAGCCTGAGCGGCATCCACGAGGCGATCGGCAACGGCCGCGAGCACATGCTGCTGCTGACCGGCACGGTGTTCATGATCGCCGGCGTTGCCTTCAAGCTGGGCGCGGCGCCGTTCCACATGTGGTTGCCGGACGTCTACCAGGGCGCCCCGGCGCCGATCGCGCTGTTCATCAGCTCGGCGTCCAAGCTGGCCGCGTTCGGCATGGCCTACCGCCTGCTGGAAGTGGGCGTGGGCCCGCTGGCGGCGCAATGGCACTGGGTGATCGGCGGCCTGGCGGCGCTGTCGCTGGTGGTCGGCAACCTGATGGCGGTGGCGCAGAGCAATCTCAAGCGCATGCTGGCGTATTCCACGGTCTCGCACATCGGCTTCCTGCTGCTGGGCGTGGCCGGCGGCGGCGAGCGCGGCTATGCGGCGGCACTGTTCTACGCGATCTGCTATGCGGTGATGTCCACCGCCTCGTTCGGCGCGATCATCGCGTTGTCGCGCAAGGGCTTCGAGGCCGAGAACATCGACGACTTCAAGGGCCTGAACGCGCGCAACCCGTGGATGGCGCTGCTGGTGCTGTGCATCATGGCCTCGCTGGCCGGCGTGCCGCCGTTCCTGGGCTTCTGGGCCAAGCTGGCGGTGCTGGGCGCGGTCGTCGCGGTGCCCGACCAGAACCTGTGGTGGACCGGCCTGGCGGTGCTGTCGGTGCTGTGCGCGGTGATCGGCGCGTTCTACTACCTGCGCGTGATCAAGGTGATGTATTTCGACGAGCCGGTCGGCACGCCGCTGCCGGCCAACGACGACCGCGTGCTGGGCGTGGCGCTGGGCGTCAACGCGCTGGGCCTGCTGGCCTTCGGCCTGGCCTGGAGCCCGCTGATGGCGTGGTGCCAGCGCGCCTTCGCGCACCTGGCCTGA
- a CDS encoding NADH-quinone oxidoreductase subunit M → MSNWPLLSILIWLPIIGGALVLALRDARAARWASLLVALLTFALSLPLLTGFDYASDALQFVETHAWIPAYDIGYNLGADGIAVALIVLTTLVTVLALIGAWTSIDKRVNQYVAAFLILEGVTVGIFSATDAMLFYVFFEAMLIPMFLIIGIWGGPRRIYAAVKFFLYTFLGSVLMLVGLIYLYLKGGSFQLADLYQLSLTSKEQTWLFFAFLIAFAVKVPMFPVHTWLPDAHVEAPTAGSVILAAIALKIGGYGFLRFNLPILPDASNEWAWLVIALSLIAVIYVGLVALVQDDMKKLIAYSSIAHMGFVTLGTFVAFALVGFGSTDAARLGLQGAMVQMISHGFVSGAMFSCVGVLYDRMHTRRIADYGGVVNVMPWFATFAMLFFMANAGLPGTSGFVGEFMVIMASFQAHPLLAFGAATTLVITAAYTLWLYKRVFFGEVANAHVAELKDINGREALVLGVFALGVLALGLYPKPLTDLMEPSIAKLAAQIATSKL, encoded by the coding sequence GTGTCGAACTGGCCTCTACTCTCCATCCTGATCTGGCTGCCGATCATCGGCGGCGCCCTGGTGCTCGCCCTGCGTGATGCGCGTGCGGCGCGCTGGGCGTCGCTGCTGGTGGCGTTGCTGACCTTCGCGCTCAGCCTGCCGCTGCTCACCGGTTTCGACTACGCCAGCGACGCGCTGCAGTTCGTTGAGACCCATGCCTGGATCCCGGCATACGACATCGGCTACAACCTCGGCGCCGACGGCATCGCGGTGGCGCTGATCGTGCTGACCACGCTGGTCACGGTGCTGGCGCTGATCGGCGCGTGGACCTCGATCGACAAGCGCGTCAACCAGTACGTGGCCGCGTTCCTGATTCTGGAAGGCGTCACCGTCGGCATCTTCTCCGCCACCGACGCGATGCTGTTCTACGTGTTCTTCGAGGCGATGCTGATCCCGATGTTCCTGATCATCGGCATCTGGGGCGGCCCGCGCCGCATCTACGCCGCGGTCAAGTTCTTCCTGTACACCTTCCTCGGCTCGGTGCTGATGCTGGTCGGGTTGATCTACCTGTACCTGAAGGGCGGCAGCTTCCAGCTCGCCGACCTCTACCAGCTGTCGCTGACCTCGAAGGAGCAGACCTGGCTGTTCTTCGCCTTCCTGATCGCCTTCGCGGTCAAGGTGCCGATGTTCCCGGTGCACACCTGGCTGCCGGACGCGCACGTGGAAGCGCCGACCGCCGGCTCGGTGATCCTGGCGGCGATCGCGTTGAAGATCGGCGGTTACGGCTTCCTGCGCTTCAACCTGCCGATCCTGCCCGATGCCAGCAACGAGTGGGCGTGGCTGGTGATCGCGCTGTCGCTGATCGCGGTGATCTACGTCGGCCTGGTCGCCCTGGTCCAGGACGACATGAAGAAGCTGATCGCCTACTCGTCGATCGCGCACATGGGCTTCGTCACCCTCGGCACCTTCGTCGCCTTCGCCCTGGTCGGCTTCGGCAGCACCGATGCGGCCCGGTTGGGCCTGCAGGGCGCGATGGTGCAGATGATCTCGCACGGCTTCGTGTCCGGCGCGATGTTCTCCTGCGTCGGCGTGCTGTACGACCGCATGCACACCCGCCGCATCGCCGACTACGGCGGCGTGGTCAACGTGATGCCGTGGTTCGCGACCTTCGCGATGCTGTTCTTCATGGCCAATGCGGGCCTGCCGGGCACCAGCGGCTTCGTCGGCGAGTTCATGGTCATCATGGCCAGCTTCCAGGCGCACCCGCTGCTGGCCTTCGGCGCGGCGACCACCCTGGTGATCACCGCTGCCTACACCCTGTGGCTTTACAAGCGCGTGTTCTTCGGCGAGGTCGCCAATGCGCACGTGGCCGAGCTGAAGGACATCAACGGCCGCGAGGCGCTGGTGCTGGGCGTGTTCGCGCTCGGCGTGCTGGCCCTGGGCCTGTATCCGAAGCCGTTGACCGACCTGATGGAGCCCTCGATCGCGAAGCTGGCGGCGCAGATCGCCACCAGCAAGCTGTAA
- the nuoL gene encoding NADH-quinone oxidoreductase subunit L yields MEITLSKSLLIAVVLAPLVGSIIAGLFGRQVGRKGAQFATILGVAVSCALSCWTLYQLVGQGASPFNQNLYTFFEVGHYSAHVGFMVDRLTAMMMVVVTFVSLLVHIYTIGYMADDPGYQRFFSYISLFTFSMLSLVMSNNFLQLFFGWEAVGLVSYLLIGFWFKRPTAVFANMKAFLVNRVGDFGFILGIAGVLLWFGTLDYASVFANATAVLGSDAAGGLAQVQLFQGHAWNVSTIICVCLFIGAMGKSAQVPLHVWLPDSMEGPTPISALIHAATMVTAGIFMVARMSPLFELSQTALNFVLVVGATTAFFTGLIGIVQNDIKRVVAYSTLSQLGYMTVALGVSAYSAAVFHLMTHAFFKALLFLAAGSVIIGMHHEQDMRKMGGLRKYMPITYWTSVIGTLALVGTPFFAGFYSKDTIIEAAQHHAHTSHGWIATYGYWAVLGGVLITSFYSFRLLFLTFHGQERFRDAHAHHDAHHDDAHGAHAHDDHAHDDHGHGHHGAHEPHESPWVVTVPLILLAIPSIAIGFFTIGPMLFGTDWAGHHAAAAIKGQAVSFFTGIVDFYDPARDTVGALAEEFHGPVAFALHGLTQPPFFLTLAGFALAWILYLWKPELAAKARKTFSVPVWILENKYGFDKLWIGGFAGGGVRLGKVSRAVDTHVVDGFMVNGTARVIDLAANLLRRTQSGFLYHYAFAMIVGLIALLGVLMHFWR; encoded by the coding sequence ATGGAAATTACGCTCTCCAAGAGTCTGCTGATCGCGGTGGTGCTGGCCCCGCTGGTCGGCAGCATCATCGCCGGCCTGTTCGGCCGTCAGGTCGGCCGCAAGGGCGCGCAGTTCGCCACCATCCTCGGCGTCGCGGTCAGCTGCGCGCTGTCGTGCTGGACCCTGTACCAGTTGGTCGGGCAGGGCGCCTCGCCGTTCAACCAGAACCTCTACACCTTCTTCGAGGTCGGCCACTATTCGGCCCACGTCGGCTTCATGGTCGACCGCCTGACCGCGATGATGATGGTGGTGGTGACCTTCGTGTCGCTGCTGGTGCACATCTACACCATCGGCTACATGGCCGACGATCCGGGCTACCAGCGCTTCTTCAGCTACATCTCGCTGTTCACCTTCTCGATGCTGAGCCTGGTGATGAGCAACAACTTCCTGCAGCTGTTCTTCGGCTGGGAAGCGGTGGGCCTGGTGTCGTACCTGCTGATCGGCTTCTGGTTCAAGCGCCCGACCGCGGTGTTCGCCAACATGAAGGCGTTCCTGGTCAATCGCGTTGGCGACTTCGGCTTCATCCTCGGCATCGCCGGCGTGCTGCTGTGGTTCGGCACGCTGGACTACGCCAGCGTGTTCGCCAACGCCACCGCGGTGCTGGGCAGCGATGCCGCCGGCGGTCTGGCACAGGTGCAGCTGTTCCAGGGTCATGCCTGGAACGTCTCCACCATCATCTGCGTGTGCCTGTTCATCGGCGCCATGGGCAAGTCGGCGCAGGTGCCGCTGCACGTGTGGCTGCCGGACTCGATGGAAGGCCCGACCCCGATCTCGGCGCTGATCCACGCCGCGACCATGGTCACCGCCGGCATCTTCATGGTGGCGCGCATGTCGCCGCTGTTCGAGCTGTCGCAGACCGCGTTGAACTTCGTGCTGGTCGTCGGCGCCACCACCGCGTTCTTCACCGGCCTGATCGGCATCGTGCAGAACGACATCAAGCGCGTGGTCGCCTACTCGACGCTGTCGCAGCTGGGCTACATGACCGTGGCGCTGGGCGTGTCGGCGTACTCGGCGGCGGTGTTCCACCTGATGACCCACGCCTTCTTCAAGGCGCTGCTGTTCCTGGCGGCCGGCTCGGTGATCATCGGCATGCACCACGAGCAGGACATGCGCAAGATGGGCGGCCTGCGCAAGTACATGCCGATCACCTACTGGACCAGCGTCATCGGCACCCTGGCGCTGGTCGGCACCCCGTTCTTCGCCGGCTTCTACTCCAAGGACACCATCATCGAGGCGGCGCAGCACCACGCGCACACCTCGCATGGCTGGATCGCGACCTACGGCTACTGGGCCGTGCTCGGCGGCGTGCTGATCACCAGCTTCTACAGCTTCCGCCTGCTGTTCCTGACCTTCCATGGCCAAGAGCGCTTCCGCGATGCGCATGCGCACCACGATGCGCATCATGACGACGCCCACGGTGCGCATGCCCACGACGATCACGCGCACGACGATCACGGCCACGGCCACCACGGCGCGCACGAACCGCACGAGTCGCCGTGGGTGGTGACGGTGCCGCTGATCCTGCTGGCGATCCCGTCGATCGCGATCGGCTTCTTCACCATCGGCCCGATGCTGTTCGGCACCGACTGGGCGGGGCACCATGCCGCGGCGGCGATCAAGGGCCAGGCCGTCAGCTTCTTCACCGGCATCGTCGACTTCTACGATCCGGCGCGCGACACCGTCGGCGCGCTGGCCGAGGAGTTCCACGGCCCGGTCGCGTTCGCCCTGCACGGCCTGACCCAGCCGCCGTTCTTCCTGACCCTGGCCGGTTTCGCCCTGGCCTGGATCCTGTACCTGTGGAAGCCGGAACTGGCGGCGAAGGCGCGCAAGACCTTCTCGGTGCCGGTGTGGATCCTCGAGAACAAGTACGGTTTCGACAAGCTCTGGATCGGCGGTTTCGCCGGCGGCGGCGTGCGCCTGGGCAAGGTGTCGCGCGCGGTGGATACGCATGTCGTGGACGGCTTCATGGTCAACGGCACCGCACGCGTGATCGACCTGGCGGCCAATCTGCTGCGTCGCACGCAATCCGGTTTCCTCTATCACTACGCCTTCGCGATGATCGTCGGTCTCATTGCCCTGCTGGGCGTGCTGATGCATTTCTGGCGTTGA
- the nuoK gene encoding NADH-quinone oxidoreductase subunit NuoK, translating into MISLGHLLALGAVLFCIALAGIFLNRKNVIVLLMSIELMLLSVNINFVAFSRELGDAAGQLFVFFILTVAAAEAAIGLAILVTLFRTRHTINVAEVDSLKG; encoded by the coding sequence ATGATCTCCCTAGGCCATCTGCTGGCGCTCGGCGCGGTGCTGTTCTGCATCGCCCTGGCCGGCATCTTCCTCAACCGCAAGAACGTCATCGTGCTGCTGATGTCGATCGAGCTGATGCTGCTGTCGGTCAACATCAACTTCGTCGCCTTCTCGCGCGAGCTCGGCGACGCCGCCGGCCAGTTGTTCGTGTTCTTCATCCTGACCGTGGCCGCGGCCGAAGCCGCCATCGGCCTCGCGATCCTGGTGACGCTGTTCCGTACCCGCCACACGATCAACGTGGCCGAAGTCGATTCGCTGAAGGGCTGA
- a CDS encoding NADH-quinone oxidoreductase subunit J, giving the protein MDWVNIAFWIFATIAAVAAGAVISVRNPVYAVLCLILTFFSIACVWLLVGAEFLGVTLVLVYVGAVMVLFLFVVMMLDIDTARMREGWVRYLPVGLVVAVAMLVQMVTLIGVKARSAAPFPADNAAAQAADTSNITWLAKTLFTQFLLPFEFAAIILTVAVVAAVMLTLRKRTGIKTQNPGDQSRVKAGDRLRMVKMAAEKPTLHTPPASQEGQP; this is encoded by the coding sequence ATGGATTGGGTCAATATCGCTTTCTGGATCTTCGCCACCATCGCCGCGGTCGCCGCCGGCGCGGTGATCAGCGTGCGCAACCCCGTGTACGCAGTGCTGTGTCTGATCCTGACGTTCTTCTCCATCGCCTGCGTGTGGCTGCTGGTGGGCGCCGAGTTCCTCGGCGTGACCCTGGTGCTGGTCTACGTCGGCGCGGTGATGGTGCTGTTCCTGTTCGTGGTGATGATGCTGGACATCGACACCGCCCGCATGCGCGAAGGCTGGGTGCGCTACCTGCCGGTGGGCCTGGTGGTGGCAGTGGCGATGCTGGTGCAGATGGTCACCCTGATCGGCGTGAAGGCGCGCAGCGCGGCGCCGTTCCCGGCCGACAACGCCGCGGCGCAGGCCGCCGACACCTCCAACATCACCTGGCTGGCCAAGACCCTGTTCACCCAGTTCCTGCTGCCGTTCGAGTTCGCCGCGATCATCCTGACCGTGGCGGTCGTGGCCGCCGTGATGCTGACCCTGCGCAAGCGCACCGGCATCAAGACCCAGAACCCGGGCGACCAGTCGCGGGTCAAGGCCGGCGACCGTCTGCGCATGGTCAAGATGGCCGCCGAAAAGCCCACGCTCCACACTCCGCCGGCATCGCAGGAGGGCCAGCCATGA
- the nuoI gene encoding NADH-quinone oxidoreductase subunit NuoI, giving the protein MNKITHYFKSLLLLELLGGLWLTLKYTFRPKYTVLYPMEKFPQSPRFRGLHALRRYPNGEERCIACKLCEAVCPALAITIDSTKREDGTRRTTRYDIDLFKCIYCGFCEESCPVDSIVETQVLEYHFEKRGENIVTKPQLLAIGDRLEAEIAERRAADAPFR; this is encoded by the coding sequence ATGAATAAAATCACCCATTACTTCAAGAGCCTGCTGCTGCTCGAGCTGCTCGGCGGCCTGTGGCTGACCTTGAAGTACACGTTCCGTCCCAAGTACACCGTGCTGTACCCGATGGAGAAGTTCCCGCAGTCGCCGCGCTTCCGCGGCCTGCACGCGCTGCGCCGCTATCCCAACGGCGAAGAGCGCTGCATCGCCTGCAAGCTGTGCGAGGCGGTGTGCCCGGCGCTGGCGATCACCATCGACTCGACCAAGCGCGAGGACGGCACCCGCCGCACCACCCGCTACGACATCGACCTGTTCAAGTGCATCTACTGCGGCTTCTGCGAGGAAAGCTGCCCGGTGGATTCGATCGTGGAGACCCAGGTGCTGGAGTACCACTTCGAAAAGCGCGGCGAGAACATCGTCACCAAGCCGCAGTTGCTGGCGATCGGAGACCGGCTCGAGGCCGAGATCGCCGAGCGCCGCGCTGCCGACGCTCCCTTCCGCTGA
- the nuoH gene encoding NADH-quinone oxidoreductase subunit NuoH, whose product MNEMLLNVVDPLHQWFLGLGALGVVLWIVLKILLIAMPVIIAVAFYVVWERKLIGWMHVRHGPMYVGMGIFQAFADVFKLLFKEIIQPSSSHKAMFVIAPLITLAPAFAAWAVVPFDAKLVLSNANAGLLYLLAMTSLGVYGIILAGWASNSKYAFLGAMRSAAQVVSYEIAMGFALVGVMIAAGSLNLSTIVQAQAGSSGFFDWFLIPLFPLFIVYWVSGVAETNRAPFDVVEGESEIVAGHMVEYSGGAFALFFLAEYANMILVSFLVSIFFLGGWLSPIQGWVTADISPWVNWIWTGGWPWLLMKVLFFASAYIWFRASFPRYRYDQIMRLGWKVFIPLTIVWIAVTALMVFYGVIQKGV is encoded by the coding sequence ATGAACGAGATGCTGTTGAACGTGGTCGACCCGCTGCACCAGTGGTTCCTCGGCCTGGGCGCCCTCGGCGTGGTCCTGTGGATCGTGCTGAAGATCCTGCTGATCGCCATGCCGGTGATCATCGCGGTGGCGTTCTACGTGGTCTGGGAGCGCAAGCTGATCGGCTGGATGCATGTGCGCCACGGGCCGATGTACGTGGGCATGGGCATCTTCCAGGCCTTCGCCGACGTCTTCAAACTGCTGTTCAAGGAAATCATCCAGCCCAGCAGCTCGCACAAGGCGATGTTCGTGATCGCGCCGCTGATCACCCTGGCGCCGGCCTTCGCCGCCTGGGCGGTGGTGCCGTTCGACGCCAAGCTGGTGCTGTCCAACGCCAACGCCGGCCTGCTGTACCTGCTGGCGATGACCTCGCTGGGCGTGTACGGCATCATCCTGGCCGGCTGGGCGTCCAACTCCAAGTACGCCTTCCTGGGCGCGATGCGCTCGGCGGCGCAGGTGGTCAGCTACGAGATCGCGATGGGCTTCGCCCTGGTCGGCGTGATGATCGCGGCCGGCAGCCTGAACCTGAGCACGATCGTGCAGGCGCAGGCCGGCAGCTCCGGGTTCTTCGACTGGTTCCTGATCCCGCTGTTCCCGCTGTTCATCGTGTACTGGGTGTCCGGCGTAGCCGAGACCAACCGCGCGCCGTTCGACGTGGTCGAAGGCGAGTCGGAAATCGTCGCCGGCCACATGGTCGAGTATTCGGGCGGTGCGTTCGCGCTGTTCTTCCTGGCCGAATACGCCAACATGATCCTGGTCAGCTTCCTGGTCTCGATCTTCTTCCTGGGCGGCTGGCTGAGCCCGATCCAGGGTTGGGTCACCGCGGACATCTCGCCGTGGGTCAACTGGATCTGGACCGGCGGCTGGCCGTGGCTGCTGATGAAGGTGCTGTTCTTCGCCAGTGCGTACATCTGGTTCCGCGCCAGCTTCCCGCGCTACCGCTACGACCAGATCATGCGCCTGGGCTGGAAGGTGTTCATCCCGCTGACGATCGTGTGGATCGCGGTGACGGCATTGATGGTGTTCTACGGCGTGATCCAGAAGGGCGTGTAA
- the nuoG gene encoding NADH-quinone oxidoreductase subunit NuoG yields the protein MSAQPNNPGATPAVVPEGHVTVEIDGQSLVVPKGSMIIQAADKAGIPIPRFCYHEKLPIAANCRMCLVDVEKSPKPSPACATPVMDGMKVQTRSDKALKYQRSVMEFLLINHPLDCPICDQGGECELQDVSLGYGRSVSRFNERKRVVPDEDIGPLVATEMTRCIQCTRCVRFTADIAGTYELGGMYRGENLQIGTYDGKPLTTELSGNVVDVCPVGALTNKVFQFRARPWELVARESLGYHDAMGSNLFLHVRRGEVLRTVPRDNEAVNECWLSDRDRYSHQGLYAEDRALRPMRKVDGQWREVSWAEGLSAASEILKANRGDALGVLAHPSTSNEEGALLARLADGLDSGNLDHRVYNRDFSDAALAEPFALPLAEIEQADVVVILGSNLRHELPLLHARLRKARMQRQTKVYSINPVDFDVAFDQAGRQIVAPSKFAEALADAALRDAVQGAGRAVLIVGALAENHPQAAALRAAARDFAAATGAALCRIPQGANALGLSRYGVLPRGRNVAAMLAEPRSAYVLYGLEPGLDFADAAAARSALAGAKVVAFSHFACASTRDVADVILPIGALPEIEATLTNLNGSDQRTRAGGKLPGEAREGWRVLRALGGELGLPGFEFIDLAGLRDGLQPREVAAASSAQPARQDEGLELAASPAIYRTDAVVRRAQALQQHPLNRAPGIALHPDEAARLGLSDGQMVKVGTAAGSATLPLATDKRVAPGAAWIETGHGATAPLGAGRVTVVAA from the coding sequence ATGAGCGCGCAACCCAACAATCCCGGCGCGACCCCCGCGGTCGTGCCGGAAGGCCATGTGACCGTCGAGATCGACGGCCAGTCGCTGGTCGTGCCGAAGGGCTCGATGATCATCCAGGCCGCCGACAAGGCCGGCATCCCGATCCCGCGCTTCTGCTACCACGAGAAGCTGCCGATCGCGGCCAACTGCCGCATGTGCCTGGTCGATGTCGAAAAGTCGCCCAAGCCGTCGCCGGCCTGCGCCACGCCGGTCATGGACGGCATGAAGGTGCAGACGCGCAGCGACAAGGCGCTGAAGTACCAGCGCAGCGTCATGGAATTCCTGCTGATCAACCATCCGCTGGACTGCCCGATCTGCGATCAGGGCGGCGAGTGCGAGTTGCAGGACGTGTCGCTGGGCTACGGCCGTTCGGTCAGCCGCTTCAACGAGCGCAAGCGCGTGGTGCCGGACGAGGACATCGGGCCGCTGGTCGCCACCGAGATGACCCGCTGCATCCAGTGCACGCGCTGCGTGCGCTTCACCGCGGACATCGCCGGCACCTACGAGCTGGGCGGCATGTACCGCGGCGAGAACCTGCAGATCGGCACCTACGACGGCAAGCCGCTGACCACCGAGCTGTCCGGCAACGTGGTCGACGTGTGCCCGGTCGGCGCGCTGACCAACAAGGTGTTCCAGTTCCGCGCGCGGCCCTGGGAACTGGTGGCGCGCGAGTCGCTGGGCTACCACGACGCGATGGGCTCCAATCTGTTCCTGCACGTGCGCCGCGGCGAAGTGCTGCGCACCGTGCCGCGCGACAACGAAGCGGTCAACGAGTGCTGGCTGTCCGACCGCGACCGCTATTCGCACCAGGGCCTGTACGCCGAGGACCGCGCGCTGCGGCCGATGCGCAAGGTCGACGGGCAGTGGCGCGAGGTGTCGTGGGCCGAAGGGCTGTCCGCCGCGAGCGAGATCCTCAAGGCCAACCGTGGCGACGCGCTGGGCGTGCTCGCGCATCCGTCCACCTCCAACGAGGAGGGCGCGCTGCTGGCGCGCCTGGCCGACGGTCTGGATAGCGGCAACCTCGATCACCGCGTGTACAACCGCGACTTCTCCGACGCCGCGCTGGCCGAGCCGTTCGCGCTGCCGCTGGCGGAGATCGAGCAGGCCGACGTGGTGGTGATCCTGGGCAGCAACCTGCGCCATGAACTGCCGCTGCTGCATGCACGCCTGCGCAAGGCGCGGATGCAGCGCCAGACCAAGGTGTACTCGATCAACCCGGTCGATTTCGACGTGGCCTTCGACCAGGCCGGCCGCCAGATCGTGGCGCCGTCGAAGTTCGCCGAGGCGCTGGCCGACGCCGCGCTGCGCGACGCGGTGCAGGGCGCCGGCCGTGCGGTGCTGATCGTCGGCGCGCTGGCCGAGAACCATCCGCAGGCCGCGGCGCTGCGTGCCGCCGCGCGCGACTTCGCCGCCGCCACCGGCGCGGCGCTGTGCCGCATCCCGCAGGGTGCCAACGCGCTGGGCCTGTCGCGCTACGGCGTGCTGCCGCGCGGTCGCAACGTCGCCGCGATGCTGGCCGAGCCGCGCAGCGCCTATGTGCTGTACGGCCTGGAGCCGGGCCTGGACTTCGCCGACGCCGCCGCCGCGCGCAGCGCGCTGGCCGGCGCCAAGGTGGTGGCGTTCAGTCACTTCGCCTGCGCCTCCACCCGCGACGTGGCCGATGTGATCCTGCCGATCGGCGCGCTGCCGGAAATCGAGGCGACGCTGACCAACCTCAACGGCAGCGACCAGCGCACCCGCGCCGGCGGCAAGCTGCCGGGCGAGGCCCGCGAGGGCTGGCGCGTACTGCGCGCGCTCGGCGGCGAGCTGGGCCTGCCTGGCTTCGAGTTCATCGACCTGGCCGGGCTGCGCGACGGCCTGCAGCCGCGCGAGGTCGCCGCGGCGAGCTCGGCGCAGCCGGCACGCCAGGACGAGGGCCTGGAACTGGCCGCCAGTCCGGCGATCTACCGCACCGATGCGGTAGTGCGCCGCGCGCAGGCGCTGCAGCAGCATCCGCTGAACCGCGCGCCGGGCATTGCGCTGCATCCGGACGAGGCGGCGCGCCTGGGCCTGAGCGACGGGCAGATGGTCAAGGTCGGCACCGCGGCGGGTAGCGCCACGTTGCCGCTGGCGACGGACAAGCGGGTCGCGCCGGGCGCGGCCTGGATCGAAACGGGCCACGGCGCGACCGCGCCGCTGGGCGCCGGTCGGGTGACGGTGGTGGCTGCATGA